A stretch of the Bordetella genomosp. 8 genome encodes the following:
- the recR gene encoding recombination mediator RecR has translation MEPTLPEPEPLRALIEALRRLPGVGVRSARRMAYHLLQHDPRGADLLGQALASAVHNLRHCARCNSFTEDEICATCSNPKRDPSQLCVVETPADQNMIESSHGYRGLYYVLMGRVAPLEGIGPRELDFERLLARAGDGVVTEVILATNFTAEGETTAHFLGEALRERGLSVTRLARGVPAGSELEYVDAGTIAWALMERKAT, from the coding sequence ATGGAACCTACGCTTCCCGAACCCGAACCCCTGCGCGCCCTGATCGAGGCGCTGCGGCGCCTGCCCGGCGTGGGCGTGCGCTCGGCCCGGCGCATGGCGTACCACCTGCTGCAGCACGATCCGCGCGGCGCGGATCTGCTCGGCCAGGCCCTGGCGTCGGCCGTGCACAACCTGCGGCACTGCGCCCGCTGCAACAGCTTCACCGAAGACGAAATCTGCGCGACCTGCAGTAATCCCAAGCGGGATCCGTCGCAGTTGTGCGTCGTGGAAACGCCGGCCGACCAGAACATGATCGAGTCCAGCCATGGCTATCGCGGGCTGTACTACGTGCTGATGGGCCGCGTCGCGCCCCTGGAAGGCATCGGCCCGCGCGAGCTCGACTTCGAACGCCTGCTGGCCCGCGCTGGCGACGGCGTTGTCACGGAAGTCATCCTGGCGACGAACTTCACGGCGGAAGGCGAGACCACCGCGCATTTCCTGGGCGAAGCGCTGCGCGAACGCGGCTTGTCGGTGACCCGGCTCGCGCGCGGCGTGCCCGCCGGCAGCGAACTCGAATACGTGGACGCCGGCACCATCGCCTGGGCGCTGATGGAGCGCAAGGCAACGTAA
- the dnaX gene encoding DNA polymerase III subunit gamma/tau has translation MTYLVLARKWRPRSFDTLVGQDHVVRALTHALDTQRLHHAWLFTGTRGVGKTTLSRILAKSLNCETGVTSKPCGVCQACTEIDAGRFVDYLELDAASNRGVDEMTQLLEQAVYAPGAGRFKVYMIDEVHMLTGHAFNAMLKTLEEPPPHVKFILATTDPQKIPVTVLSRCLQFNLKQMPPDAIVGHLRQVLGDEQLAFEVPALRLIAQAASGSMRDALSLTDQAIAYSAGNLTEEAVRGMLGTIDQRHLVRLLDALGAGDARAVLAVADELATRGLSYGGALADLAGLLSRVAIEQRVAGAISSDDPLAADIARLAHSLHPDALQLFYSVAVHSRGELALAPDEYAGFVMACLRMLSLSGDAGPHMLPATPPATNANAPAAMAAGAAPAATQAAAPAAMAPAVAAPAASVPSSVAAPAASAPPSVAAPAAAVPSSIAAPAAAVSPSVPAPAAQVPSAAAAPAAVAAPSVAPTPSANAETPPPEAGAGSAAVSTPSSDSAAPPAVGAPRSSTATLAATPPASAVAPRRAPGAGVAPWEDAPAGIAPAVPEPAAPKPAAPEPATPEPAAPVTTDAAAGGRAAPTPATPTPATPTSDAPAVTDAAAAHRATPTPAAPATAAQQAPDDGPPAWVDEAIPDDAEGGYESFSGSAGEGFIASPDDDDFETMAMGPGTAAPAPLAPARRAPAARAASRRAPRVADMSESNWPELAARLPVTGLAAELARQSEWQGVQGDTVILRVAVRTLADSASRVRLQTVLCEHFGQSLRLDVLVGATGDATAHAVAQQERAERQKAAEAAVDADPFVQALLSDFGGQVVPGSIRHVDPPAAAAR, from the coding sequence ATGACCTATCTCGTATTGGCCCGCAAGTGGCGGCCACGTTCGTTCGATACCCTGGTCGGACAGGATCATGTGGTGCGCGCCCTGACGCATGCGCTGGACACCCAGCGGCTGCACCATGCCTGGCTGTTCACCGGCACGCGCGGCGTCGGCAAGACCACGCTGTCGCGCATACTCGCCAAATCCCTGAATTGCGAAACGGGCGTGACGTCCAAGCCGTGTGGCGTGTGCCAGGCTTGTACCGAGATCGACGCGGGGCGTTTCGTCGACTACCTGGAGCTCGACGCGGCGTCCAATCGCGGTGTCGACGAGATGACGCAGCTGCTGGAGCAGGCCGTGTACGCGCCGGGAGCAGGGCGCTTCAAGGTCTACATGATCGACGAAGTGCACATGCTCACGGGCCACGCCTTCAATGCGATGTTGAAGACGCTGGAAGAGCCGCCGCCGCACGTCAAGTTCATCCTGGCGACGACCGATCCGCAGAAGATTCCCGTCACGGTGCTGTCGCGCTGCCTGCAGTTCAACCTGAAGCAGATGCCGCCGGATGCCATCGTGGGGCATCTGCGCCAGGTGCTGGGGGACGAGCAGCTTGCCTTCGAGGTGCCGGCGCTGCGGCTGATCGCGCAGGCGGCTTCGGGCTCCATGCGGGATGCCCTGTCGCTGACCGATCAGGCGATCGCCTACAGCGCCGGCAATCTGACCGAAGAAGCCGTGCGCGGCATGCTGGGGACCATCGATCAGCGGCATCTGGTGCGCCTGCTGGATGCGCTCGGCGCCGGCGATGCGCGGGCGGTGCTGGCGGTGGCCGATGAGCTTGCCACCCGTGGCCTGTCGTATGGCGGGGCGCTGGCGGACCTGGCCGGGCTGTTGTCGCGCGTGGCCATCGAGCAGCGCGTGGCGGGCGCGATTTCCTCAGATGATCCGCTGGCGGCCGATATCGCGCGCCTGGCGCACAGTCTGCATCCGGATGCGCTTCAGCTGTTTTATTCGGTCGCGGTACATAGCCGTGGCGAATTGGCGCTGGCGCCGGACGAGTATGCGGGTTTCGTGATGGCTTGCCTGCGCATGCTGTCGCTCAGCGGCGATGCCGGGCCGCACATGCTGCCGGCCACGCCGCCGGCAACGAATGCGAACGCGCCGGCCGCCATGGCCGCGGGTGCCGCGCCCGCGGCAACGCAGGCAGCCGCGCCCGCGGCGATGGCGCCCGCCGTCGCGGCGCCAGCAGCATCGGTGCCGTCCTCCGTCGCGGCGCCAGCGGCATCGGCGCCGCCTTCCGTCGCCGCGCCCGCGGCAGCTGTGCCGTCTTCCATCGCCGCGCCCGCGGCAGCGGTATCGCCGTCCGTTCCCGCGCCGGCGGCGCAGGTGCCTTCTGCTGCAGCCGCCCCGGCGGCGGTGGCCGCGCCATCCGTGGCGCCCACGCCGTCCGCGAACGCCGAAACGCCCCCGCCTGAGGCAGGCGCCGGCTCGGCCGCCGTATCGACCCCATCTTCCGATTCCGCCGCGCCGCCGGCCGTGGGCGCGCCGCGTTCCAGCACGGCCACCCTGGCCGCGACGCCGCCGGCTTCCGCGGTCGCGCCGCGCCGCGCGCCTGGCGCGGGTGTCGCGCCGTGGGAGGACGCTCCCGCCGGGATCGCGCCAGCCGTGCCTGAACCGGCTGCGCCTAAGCCGGCCGCGCCAGAGCCGGCCACGCCTGAGCCGGCCGCCCCCGTCACCACGGACGCCGCCGCTGGCGGCCGCGCCGCGCCTACGCCGGCCACGCCTACGCCGGCCACGCCGACCTCAGACGCGCCTGCCGTCACGGACGCTGCCGCTGCACACCGCGCCACGCCGACCCCGGCCGCGCCGGCGACCGCGGCGCAGCAAGCGCCCGACGACGGTCCGCCGGCCTGGGTCGACGAGGCCATTCCCGACGACGCCGAAGGCGGCTACGAATCCTTCTCCGGCTCGGCGGGCGAAGGCTTCATCGCCAGCCCGGATGACGACGATTTCGAAACCATGGCCATGGGGCCAGGAACGGCCGCGCCGGCGCCCCTCGCCCCGGCGCGACGTGCGCCGGCGGCGAGGGCCGCGTCGCGCCGCGCCCCTCGCGTGGCCGATATGTCCGAATCCAATTGGCCTGAGCTGGCCGCCCGCCTGCCCGTCACCGGCCTGGCCGCCGAACTGGCGCGGCAAAGCGAATGGCAGGGCGTGCAGGGCGACACCGTCATCCTGCGCGTGGCCGTCCGCACGCTCGCCGACAGCGCCAGCCGCGTTCGCCTGCAAACGGTATTGTGCGAACACTTCGGCCAGAGCCTGCGCCTGGATGTCCTGGTCGGCGCCACGGGCGACGCCACGGCGCACGCGGTGGCCCAGCAGGAACGGGCCGAGCGGCAGAAGGCGGCGGAGGCCGCCGTCGACGCCGATCCTTTCGTGCAAGCCCTGTTATCCGATTTCGGCGGCCAGGTGGTGCCCGGCTCCATCCGCCACGTCGATCCACCGGCCGCGGCCGCCCGCTGA
- a CDS encoding ABC transporter permease, which produces MIKTGTKSLRLWQVSLLVILLLAWHIASRSPNIAFFFGQPLEVAQRIWAWFVTDGDIYRHLWVTLAETVLAFLIGTVAGLACGLWLGLSPKASAILDPYITAANSMPRVILAPIFGMWFGLGIWSKVALAVTLVFFIVFFNVYQGVREVSTTLLDNARMLGADRRQLLRYVYLPSATSWVFSSLHTSVGLAFVGAVVGEYLGSASGVGYLILQAEGTLDVNTVFAGIVVLTAFALVLDGIVTLVERRLMKWQPRAGETEKL; this is translated from the coding sequence ATGATCAAAACCGGTACCAAATCCCTGCGCCTGTGGCAGGTTTCGCTCCTGGTCATCCTGCTGCTGGCCTGGCATATCGCGTCGCGCAGTCCCAATATCGCCTTCTTCTTCGGCCAGCCGCTGGAAGTCGCTCAGCGCATCTGGGCCTGGTTCGTCACCGACGGCGATATCTATCGCCATTTGTGGGTGACGCTGGCTGAAACCGTGCTGGCCTTCCTGATCGGCACCGTGGCGGGACTGGCTTGCGGCCTGTGGCTGGGCCTGTCGCCCAAGGCCAGCGCGATCCTGGACCCCTATATCACCGCCGCCAACTCCATGCCGCGCGTCATCCTGGCGCCGATTTTCGGCATGTGGTTCGGCCTGGGCATCTGGTCCAAGGTGGCGCTGGCGGTCACGCTGGTGTTCTTTATCGTGTTCTTCAATGTCTACCAGGGCGTGCGGGAAGTCAGCACCACGCTGCTCGACAATGCCCGCATGCTGGGCGCCGATCGCCGCCAGCTGCTGCGCTACGTGTACCTGCCATCGGCCACCAGCTGGGTATTCTCCAGCCTGCATACGTCCGTGGGCCTGGCCTTCGTCGGCGCCGTGGTGGGCGAATACCTGGGGTCGGCCAGCGGCGTCGGCTACCTGATCCTGCAGGCCGAAGGCACGCTGGACGTCAATACCGTCTTTGCCGGCATCGTCGTGCTGACCGCGTTCGCGCTGGTGCTCGACGGCATCGTCACCCTGGTGGAACGGCGCCTGATGAAGTGGCAGCCCCGCGCCGGCGAAACCGAGAAGTTGTAG
- a CDS encoding ABC transporter ATP-binding protein, giving the protein MADAALALDNITCTFVSREGDTRYTAVREATLSIAPGEFVSVVGPTGCGKSTLLNVGAGLLAPSSGQVRVFGQPLSGINSRAGYMFQGEALMPWRNALDNVTAGLQFARLSPQESAERGREWMRRVGLGGSEHRYPHQMSGGMRKRVMLAQTLIRDPDIILMDEPFSALDIQTRQLMENEVLELWMAKRKAVLFITHDLDEAIAMSDRVVVLSAGPATHPIGEFAIDLPRPRDVAEVRTHPRFIELHAAIWDVLREEVLKGYAQQKLA; this is encoded by the coding sequence ATGGCTGACGCAGCACTTGCGCTGGACAATATCACCTGCACCTTCGTTTCCCGGGAAGGTGATACGCGCTATACCGCCGTCCGGGAAGCGACCCTGTCCATCGCGCCCGGCGAGTTCGTGTCGGTGGTGGGGCCGACCGGCTGCGGCAAGTCCACGCTGCTGAATGTCGGGGCCGGCCTGCTGGCCCCGTCGTCCGGCCAGGTGCGTGTGTTCGGCCAGCCGCTGTCCGGCATCAACAGCCGGGCCGGTTATATGTTCCAAGGCGAGGCGCTGATGCCTTGGCGCAATGCGCTGGACAACGTCACCGCCGGGCTGCAGTTCGCCCGCCTGTCGCCCCAGGAGTCCGCCGAGCGCGGCCGCGAATGGATGCGCCGCGTGGGGCTGGGCGGGTCCGAACACCGCTATCCGCACCAGATGTCCGGCGGCATGCGCAAGCGCGTGATGCTGGCGCAGACGCTGATCCGCGATCCCGACATCATCCTGATGGACGAACCGTTTTCCGCGCTGGATATCCAGACGCGCCAACTGATGGAAAACGAGGTCCTGGAGCTGTGGATGGCCAAGCGCAAGGCCGTGCTGTTCATCACGCACGACCTGGACGAAGCCATCGCCATGAGCGACCGCGTCGTGGTGCTGTCGGCCGGCCCGGCCACGCATCCCATCGGCGAGTTCGCCATCGACCTGCCGCGCCCGCGCGACGTGGCGGAAGTCCGCACGCACCCGCGCTTCATCGAGCTGCACGCCGCCATCTGGGACGTGCTGCGCGAGGAAGTGCTCAAGGGCTATGCCCAGCAGAAACTGGCCTGA
- the carA gene encoding glutamine-hydrolyzing carbamoyl-phosphate synthase small subunit: MHRPSPAILALADGTVFRGISIGAPGHTVAEVVFNTSMTGYQEILTDPSYAGQIVTLTYPHIGNTGVNHEDVESRQVFASGLIVRDCPARVSNFRSTSSLPDYLKAQGIVAIAGIDTRKLTRILREKGAQGGCILAGDDVDRALELARAFPGMAGQDLAKTVSIDKRGEWSEGTWQLGQGFSHPKADKFHVVAYDFGVKSNILRLLADRGCKITLVPAQTPAEEALKLQPDGLFLANGPGDPEPCDYAVDATRAFLDRKLPVFGICLGHQIMGLAVGGKTRKMKTGHHGANHPVQDVNSKRVFITSQNHGFEVDAASLPKNARVTHISLFDGTLQGFELTDRPAFCFQGHPEASPGPHDILVLFDKFISQMSGQAKTA, from the coding sequence GTGCATCGGCCTTCTCCCGCTATTCTGGCCCTGGCGGACGGTACCGTATTCCGCGGAATTTCCATAGGCGCGCCGGGGCACACCGTGGCCGAGGTCGTGTTCAACACGTCCATGACCGGCTACCAGGAAATCCTGACCGACCCCAGCTATGCCGGCCAGATCGTCACGCTGACCTATCCGCACATCGGCAATACCGGCGTCAACCATGAAGACGTCGAGTCGCGCCAGGTGTTCGCCTCCGGGCTGATCGTGCGCGACTGTCCCGCCCGCGTGTCGAACTTCCGTTCCACCAGCTCGCTGCCGGACTACCTGAAGGCACAGGGCATCGTCGCCATCGCCGGCATCGATACCCGCAAGCTGACGCGCATCCTGCGTGAAAAGGGTGCCCAGGGCGGTTGCATCCTGGCCGGCGACGACGTCGACCGCGCCCTGGAACTGGCGCGCGCCTTCCCCGGCATGGCGGGCCAGGACCTGGCCAAGACGGTGTCCATCGACAAGCGGGGCGAGTGGTCGGAAGGCACCTGGCAGCTGGGCCAGGGCTTCAGCCACCCCAAGGCCGACAAATTCCACGTGGTCGCCTACGACTTCGGCGTCAAGAGCAACATTCTGCGCCTGCTGGCCGACCGTGGCTGCAAGATCACCCTGGTTCCGGCGCAGACGCCGGCCGAAGAAGCGCTGAAGCTGCAGCCGGACGGCCTGTTCCTGGCCAACGGCCCCGGCGACCCCGAACCCTGCGACTACGCCGTCGACGCCACCCGCGCCTTCCTGGATCGCAAGCTGCCGGTGTTCGGCATCTGCCTGGGGCACCAGATCATGGGCCTGGCGGTGGGCGGCAAGACCCGCAAGATGAAGACCGGCCACCACGGCGCCAATCACCCCGTGCAGGACGTGAACAGCAAGCGCGTGTTCATCACCAGCCAGAACCACGGCTTCGAGGTGGACGCAGCCAGCCTGCCGAAGAACGCCCGCGTGACCCATATTTCCTTGTTCGACGGCACGTTGCAGGGCTTCGAACTGACCGACCGGCCCGCCTTCTGCTTCCAGGGACACCCCGAAGCCAGCCCCGGGCCGCACGACATCCTCGTGCTGTTCGACAAGTTCATCAGCCAGATGTCCGGCCAAGCCAAGACTGCCTAA
- a CDS encoding ABC transporter substrate-binding protein, with translation MSVTRRDWLKLAGAAGALGLAPAIVRAQKLEKKEVAIAVGGKPLTYYLPLTIAEVRGYFKDEGLDVTIADFAGGAKALQAVVGGSADVVSGAFEHALNLQSKGQFYRDFVLQGRAPMIGFGVSTKNMPNYKSPADLKGKKIGVTAPGSSTNMVVNFFLAKHGLKASDVSIIGVGAGAGAITALKTGQIDAISNTDPVVTALEKSGDLKIIVDTRTLKDTREIFGGNMPAGCLYCSQSYIDANPNTVQALANAIVRADKWIQAQRNNLDAIVNAVPKSYLLGEPEVYKASLQASMDGFSPDGMIPEDGAATAVNALAAFVPDFDPKKVDPSKMWTNEFAKRANQKYPNG, from the coding sequence ATGTCCGTGACTCGACGTGATTGGCTCAAGCTTGCCGGCGCGGCAGGCGCCCTGGGCCTGGCCCCCGCCATCGTGCGGGCGCAGAAGCTGGAAAAGAAGGAAGTCGCGATTGCCGTGGGCGGCAAGCCGCTGACCTACTACCTGCCCCTGACCATCGCCGAAGTCCGCGGCTACTTCAAGGATGAAGGCCTGGACGTCACCATCGCCGACTTCGCCGGCGGCGCCAAGGCCTTGCAGGCCGTGGTGGGCGGCAGCGCGGACGTCGTCTCCGGTGCGTTCGAACACGCGCTGAACCTGCAATCCAAGGGCCAGTTCTATCGCGATTTCGTGCTGCAGGGCCGCGCGCCCATGATCGGCTTCGGCGTGTCGACCAAGAACATGCCCAACTACAAGTCGCCGGCCGACCTGAAAGGCAAGAAGATCGGCGTGACGGCCCCGGGTTCGTCCACCAACATGGTGGTGAACTTCTTCCTGGCCAAGCACGGCCTGAAGGCCTCCGACGTCTCCATCATCGGCGTGGGCGCCGGCGCCGGCGCCATCACCGCCCTGAAGACCGGGCAGATCGACGCGATCTCCAACACCGATCCCGTGGTGACGGCGCTGGAAAAATCCGGCGACCTGAAAATCATCGTCGATACCCGCACGCTGAAGGACACCCGGGAAATCTTCGGCGGCAACATGCCGGCCGGCTGCCTGTATTGCTCGCAGAGCTACATCGACGCCAATCCCAACACCGTGCAGGCCCTGGCCAACGCCATCGTGCGCGCCGACAAATGGATCCAGGCGCAGCGCAACAACCTGGACGCCATCGTCAACGCGGTGCCCAAGAGCTATCTGCTGGGCGAGCCGGAGGTCTACAAGGCTTCGCTGCAGGCCAGCATGGATGGCTTTTCGCCGGACGGCATGATTCCCGAGGACGGCGCGGCCACGGCCGTCAACGCGCTCGCCGCCTTCGTGCCCGACTTCGATCCGAAGAAGGTCGATCCGTCCAAGATGTGGACCAACGAGTTCGCCAAGCGCGCCAACCAGAAGTATCCGAATGGCTGA
- a CDS encoding CaiB/BaiF CoA transferase family protein translates to MSALTGLKVLELGTLIAGPFAARMFGEFGADVIKIETPDGPDGKGGGDPIRTWRHLHEGNSLWWTVQARNKRSVALNMKDPAAREVALKLALDADVIVENYRPGVLEKWGLGYEQLRALNPATIMVRLSGYGQTGPLRDRPGFGAIGESMGGLRYVSGHPDRPPVRVGISIGDSIAALHGVIGAMMALRHRDATGGRWNGTSGGQGQMVDVALYEAVFNMMESLVPEYDVAGVVRERTGGALPGIVPSNTYTTRDGQNIVIAGNGDAIFHRLMLAIGRDDLAHDPALARNDGRARRVDDIDGAIQAWCDTHSIDEALDTLQRADVPVGKIYSVADMFSDPQFLARGMIEQHRFADGSPVKLPAVTPKLSETPGGTRWVGPRLGEHTEEVLKSLGYDAAAIAALAASGAIGT, encoded by the coding sequence ATGTCCGCCTTGACCGGACTGAAAGTCCTTGAACTCGGCACGCTGATCGCCGGCCCCTTCGCGGCCCGCATGTTCGGCGAATTCGGCGCCGATGTCATCAAGATCGAAACGCCCGATGGCCCGGACGGCAAGGGCGGGGGCGACCCGATCCGCACCTGGCGCCACCTGCACGAAGGCAATTCCCTGTGGTGGACCGTGCAGGCCCGCAACAAGCGTTCGGTCGCGCTCAACATGAAGGACCCGGCGGCGCGCGAAGTCGCCTTGAAGCTGGCGCTGGATGCCGACGTCATCGTCGAAAACTACCGCCCGGGCGTCCTGGAGAAATGGGGCCTGGGGTACGAGCAACTGCGCGCCCTGAATCCGGCCACCATCATGGTGCGCCTGTCCGGCTACGGCCAGACCGGCCCGCTGCGCGACCGGCCCGGCTTCGGCGCGATAGGCGAATCCATGGGCGGGCTGCGTTATGTGTCCGGCCATCCGGACCGTCCGCCCGTTCGGGTCGGCATATCGATAGGCGACTCCATCGCCGCGCTGCATGGCGTCATCGGCGCCATGATGGCGCTGCGCCACCGCGACGCGACCGGCGGGCGCTGGAACGGCACGTCGGGCGGGCAGGGGCAAATGGTGGACGTGGCCCTGTACGAGGCCGTCTTCAACATGATGGAAAGCCTGGTGCCGGAATACGACGTTGCCGGCGTGGTGCGCGAGCGCACCGGCGGCGCGCTGCCGGGCATCGTGCCATCCAACACCTACACCACGCGCGACGGCCAGAACATCGTCATCGCCGGCAATGGCGACGCCATATTCCACCGCCTGATGCTGGCCATCGGCCGCGACGACCTGGCCCACGATCCGGCGCTGGCGCGCAACGATGGCCGCGCCCGGCGCGTGGACGACATCGACGGCGCCATCCAGGCCTGGTGCGATACGCACAGCATCGATGAAGCGCTGGACACCCTGCAGCGCGCCGACGTGCCGGTGGGCAAGATCTACAGCGTCGCCGACATGTTCAGCGATCCGCAGTTTCTCGCGCGCGGCATGATCGAGCAGCATCGCTTCGCCGACGGCAGTCCGGTCAAGCTGCCGGCGGTCACGCCCAAGTTGTCGGAAACCCCCGGCGGCACGCGCTGGGTGGGTCCGCGCTTAGGGGAACATACCGAGGAAGTGCTGAAATCCCTGGGGTATGATGCTGCGGCTATCGCCGCCCTGGCTGCTTCGGGCGCCATCGGCACATAG
- the pbpG gene encoding D-alanyl-D-alanine endopeptidase has product MAPFSTRSVVTVAAPVLLAASLFLSPGARAATDPCKVNAKSSACKAAQAKAKTKQTTTTTVTKSTTTAKTGSKTTVAKTESKTTTVAKKTPSGKTNTTVRKEVVADTTTKSGNKVVAHKSTATRSKVTAAAPPATTSAQAAALRSSVAYVQDLATSTVLFSKNEDTIKPIASISKLMTALVVVDANQPMDEMLEVTDDDIDRLRHAASRLPVGSRLTRADMLHVALMSSENRAAHALGRYYPGGMPAFVRAMNAKARELGMMDTHFVEPTGLSSENVSSPRDLARMLRAAAQRPLIHRYTTDTEYDVDMGKGHMRTFRNTNALVRSADWDIKVSKTGFINEAGECLVMLVNMQGRELAIVLLDSQGKYSRIADAVRIRKFVQNEVAMM; this is encoded by the coding sequence ATGGCGCCATTTTCGACACGTTCAGTGGTAACAGTGGCCGCGCCGGTCCTGCTCGCCGCCTCCCTTTTCCTATCGCCCGGCGCCCGGGCGGCAACCGATCCTTGCAAGGTCAACGCCAAGTCCTCCGCCTGCAAGGCGGCCCAGGCGAAGGCCAAAACCAAGCAAACCACCACGACCACCGTCACCAAGAGCACCACCACCGCCAAGACGGGCAGCAAGACGACGGTGGCGAAGACGGAAAGCAAGACCACGACCGTCGCCAAGAAGACGCCCAGCGGCAAGACCAACACGACCGTGCGCAAGGAAGTGGTCGCGGACACGACCACCAAGTCCGGCAACAAGGTCGTCGCCCACAAGAGCACCGCCACGCGCAGCAAGGTCACCGCCGCCGCCCCGCCGGCCACGACGTCCGCCCAGGCCGCGGCCCTGCGCTCGAGCGTAGCCTATGTACAGGACCTGGCCACGTCCACCGTGCTGTTCTCCAAGAACGAAGACACGATCAAGCCCATCGCGTCGATTTCCAAGCTGATGACCGCGCTGGTGGTGGTGGACGCCAACCAGCCCATGGACGAGATGCTGGAAGTCACCGATGACGACATCGATCGCCTGCGCCACGCCGCGTCGCGCCTGCCCGTCGGGTCGCGCCTGACGCGCGCGGACATGCTGCACGTCGCCCTGATGTCCTCGGAAAACCGCGCCGCCCATGCCCTGGGCCGCTATTACCCTGGCGGCATGCCGGCCTTCGTCCGGGCCATGAATGCCAAGGCGCGCGAGCTGGGCATGATGGACACGCACTTCGTCGAGCCCACCGGCCTGTCCAGCGAAAACGTGTCGTCGCCGCGCGATCTGGCGCGCATGTTGCGCGCGGCCGCGCAGCGGCCGCTGATCCATCGCTACACCACGGATACGGAATACGACGTCGACATGGGCAAGGGTCATATGCGCACGTTCCGCAATACCAATGCCCTGGTGCGCAGCGCGGATTGGGACATCAAGGTATCGAAGACCGGCTTCATCAACGAAGCCGGCGAATGCCTGGTGATGCTGGTCAACATGCAGGGCCGCGAGCTGGCCATCGTGCTGCTCGATTCGCAGGGCAAGTATTCGCGCATCGCGGACGCCGTGCGCATTCGCAAGTTCGTGCAGAACGAAGTCGCGATGATGTGA
- a CDS encoding YbaB/EbfC family nucleoid-associated protein — translation MMKGQLAGLMRQAQQMQENMKKAQEALADILVEGTSGGGLVKVTMSCRNDVKRVAIDPSLTGDDKDMLEDLVAAAFNDALRKAEATAQEKMSGVTAGMPLPPGMKFPF, via the coding sequence ATGATGAAAGGACAATTGGCAGGCTTGATGCGTCAAGCCCAGCAGATGCAGGAAAACATGAAGAAGGCGCAGGAAGCGCTGGCCGACATCCTGGTCGAAGGGACGTCGGGCGGAGGCCTGGTCAAGGTCACCATGTCCTGCCGCAACGACGTCAAGCGTGTCGCCATCGACCCGTCGCTGACCGGCGACGACAAGGACATGCTGGAAGACCTGGTGGCGGCCGCCTTCAACGACGCCCTGCGCAAGGCCGAGGCCACCGCGCAGGAGAAAATGTCCGGCGTCACGGCCGGCATGCCGCTGCCCCCGGGAATGAAGTTCCCCTTCTGA